The sequence below is a genomic window from Haematobia irritans isolate KBUSLIRL chromosome 3, ASM5000362v1, whole genome shotgun sequence.
tatacaaatattttttatccgtgttacacaactggttcatgatttaatgcgatatatataattagatatggagatatatatagtatatataattagatatgatgtcatatatgacgatatataattagatcttaccagatatgactgatataaatagatataacaacatatataatgagatcttgaatcagatctaatcatatataacaCTATACATAACATATCTCCGTAGATCTATTTATATCTACGACCCTATCTgagcagatataattatatatactttgatattattagacatgattagatctctcaatttttacacgggtaattaaaaatttatttgatactaaccatttctgtgatttaattttgtttcatttaaaaaaattattgaaacgataaaatttttagaattcaattaaaattttaattggaaaaattttggtgatattttttatatgttATAATTATAATATCTTCTCAGGAGGGAAATAAAGAAAATGCATTACCATTTATTTGGTAGTTAAGGGCCGGAACTAGAGACCAACCAAACAACTACACCAGTCATTGAAATTAACaagcatttattattatttatttaatcaaactgaGCCCCCATGGGCCATATGTTGATAGATATATAAAGTAGAGCAATAAtgagatttaaaaaataaaattctatatttttgcCAAGCTtgccaaaacaaacaaaaatctccAGCTTGgcaaaaatatagaattttatttaaacaaaacaagatcgaataagaaaccaaacaaaaaaaatatataatgtaatgtaaaaaaaaattaaatgtaatcaAAATTCAAAAGATAATTATTACATATTTGATCatctttatttacttttttatttcaatttatttaagcaattaatttttggaaattttcatcaCAAGCCCTTTAGAACCCTTTAAAATCTATAGCATtttcatttggtttttttttttttttttttgaatatagaCTTGTTTCGTAttctccaaaataaaaaaaaaacgtttttgtgAAAAGTCACTATATTCCAATATTCCTGAATATTCTCCTAAGACCCTAAAAATCACCACATCATAAGTATAGCTATTAAACGAGACTttacttttcaaaaaaatctgGAATTAATCAGGAACTCTCAAAACTGATAAGCCTATaaatattgtttattatttatggCAACTAAAATACAAAATAGAACCATGCTTGATTTACTTCTCTTCCCAAACAAAGCCATGGTTTGTTTGCGTCATGTTTCTAAGTGATGTGGGTATTATGTACAATACACaaatgaggcaaaaccgaaaatACTTTTAGATCAGTTTTTCGTCGATGAAAGGTGGTCAGGGGTCATCTCTAGAAGACCTTCCTTCCTGTTATCACAGATCTttagatttttgttgttgttgttattaacgTAAGATAATCTCGGAATATAATTTCATCATTGTTATTCTTTAGAGGGTTTACGCATTATATATATTGTCTAATAGCAATCTAAAGAGAGTGTTTTGtagataataaaaattattcatttaaatGATTAAATTCCATAACGCcaaccatatatatgtatttgatttcCTAGTAGAAAATAtctcttagaaaaatttttttcctattttttgtGACTACccattatctctatagaaagctttccaTCTTTgggtattattaaaaattttactttcaaatggcgtaatttgttaatatttttattttgtcttccTTTAAATTTTAGGTTCAATGGTCCAGCTGTAATATTTTCAGTACCCAGGATCATGCTGCTGCAGCTATTGCTGCAACTGGTGTACCAGTTTATGCCTGGAAAGGCGAAACCGAAGAAGAATATCAATGGTGCATTGAACAAACTTTGGTCTTCCCCGATGGTCAACCCTTGAATATGATCTTGGATGATGGCGGTGATTTAACTAACCTGGTCCATGAAAAATATCCACAATATTTGAAGGGTATCAAGGGTTTGTCCGAGGAAACCACCACTGGTGTACACAATTTATATAAGATGTTCAGAGAAGGTCGTTTGGGTGTACCAGCTATCAATGTCAATGATTCTGTTACCAAGGTAAATATAAGAGAACTATAGAAGTACCATACAAGAATATAGCCTAAATTATTGTTTAGAGGTTGAATGAGGGTCACAGATTCAGTAtgttgaattttgttttctaatgcTAATCAATGGacctgaaaaaaattggctgaagGCCGGTATTTTAGACGATTCgtaattttttcgttttctaattttttccaGAGCAAATTTGATAACTTATACGGTTGCCGTGAATCTCTTATCGATGGTATTAAACGTGCCACAGATGTCATGATTGCTGGAAAAGTTTGTGTTGTTGCCGGTTACGGTGATGTGGGTAAGGGCTGTGCCCAAGCTTTGAAGGGTTTCGGTGGTCGTGTTATCATCACTGAAATTGATCCCATTAATGCTTTGCAAGCCGCTATGGAAGGCTATGAAGTTACCACCATGGAAGAGGCTAGCAAAGAAGCTACTATTTTTGTTACTACCACTGGCTGCGTTGACATTATCACCGGTGAACATTTCATGAATATGAATGATGATTCTGTTGTTTGCAATATTGGTCATTTCGATTGTGAAATCGATGTAGCCTGGTTGAATACCAATGCCGTCGAAAAGGTCAATGTTAAACCTCAAGTCGATCGTTATACCCTGCCCAATGGTCGCCATGTTATCGTTTTGGCCGAAGGTCGTTTGGTCAATCTTGGCTGTGCTCATGGCCATCCCAGTTTTGTTATGTCCAATTCCTTCACTAACCAGGTGTTGGCTCAAATTGAATTATGGACAAAATCTGGACAATATGCTGTTGGTGTCCATGTTTTACCTAAACTTTTGGATGAAGAAGTCGCCAGTTTACATTTGGAGAAATTGGGTGTTAAGTTGACCAAGTTGACCGACAAACAAGCTAAATATTTGGGTATCCCACAAACTGGTCCCTTCAAACCTGATCATTATAGATATTAGATTAATGCAAATCATGTACtatactttatatatttttttagttttatttttgcaaacttttatattttgtaaccgattttcttttattaccgatatatttttcatttaagaaaaaaaaaaacaactgcaATAAAGATTATTGATTTTGAGAAGATATTGAATAATTATTATTAGTCTTATGGCGTTGCTATTGCAGAGGTAGCCACCGGGgagcaatggttaccatgcccgtcttgcatgcacagggtcgtgggttcacatCCAGTttggaccaaacaccaaaaggtttttcagaggtggattatccaacctcagtaatgctggtggcatttctgagtgttttaaagcttctctaaatggtttcactgcaatgtggaacgccgttcagcctcggctataaaaggaggacccttgtcaATAGATGTTATGTTGTATTAGCAGGTTGTTCTACTgtgtctactaacaaatttcattggatgtacaaaaaatcattttttttgtttttaatttatttaaaaaatgcagTAAATACCAATTTTTAGGGGTCGATAAGTCGAAAACtaagattttcagaaaaaaatttactattaattttctcgttttttttttattattgttgttttactATTCAGTCATTTTTCTTgttcagcttaaaactatgcgtttactaaactacaagagaagCTTAACCCActgaggaaaagtatgtttgtcaaattttttggacaaagtcctatagactgcaagatggttggatggacggccgTTTGGGAATTAGcacattcttcatcagcattctctactctacagcaaaactatcaaccaattatcaaaaaaaaaatcggctaATTCAATAAACGCAATGTAAATTACActcgaaatttaataaaattttctatagaaataaaattttgaaaacattttctatagaaataaaattttgataaaattttctatagaaataaaattttgacaaaattttctatagaaataaaattttcacaacattttctatagaaataactttttataaaattttctatagaaataaaaccgaaaaagcacaaaaatcaaaaagaaataaaattctgacaaacttttcgatcgaaatacaattttgacaaaattttctatagaaataaaattttggggacattttctataaaaattataaaaaatataacaaaattttgacaaaattttctataaaaataaaatattgacacaattttctattaaaataaaattttgacaaaatgttctatagaaataaaattttgaaaaaattttctatagcaataaaatttcaacaaaattttcaacaaaaattgggaaacttttctatagaaataacattttgacacaattttctatagaaataaaatgttgacaaaattttctacagaaataaaattttgaaaacattttctatataaataaaattttgggaacattttccataaatattatacgttgaaaaattttgacaaaattttctatagaaataaaatcttgaaaaaaatttctatagcaataaaattttgacaaaattttcaaaaaaatgggaaacttttctataaaagtaaaatttgggaaacttttctatagaaataatattatgacaaaattttctatagaaataaaattttgacaacattttctatagaaataaatttttacaaaattgtctatagaaataaaaatttgcaaaattttctacagaaataaaattttgacaaaattttctatagaaataaaatttggaaaaaatcttctatagaaataaaatttcaacaaaattttcaaaaaaaaattgggaaacttttctatagaaataacattttgacacaattttctatagaaataaaatgttgacaaaattttctacagaaataaaattttctatagaaataaaattttgacaaatttttctatagaaataaaattttgacaacattttctatagaaataaaattttgacaaaattttctatagaaatacaattttggcaacattttctataaaaattatatgttgaaaatttttgacaaaattttctataaaaataaaatattgacacaattttctataaaaataaaatttttacaaaattttctgtagaaataaaatttgataaaattttctataattttggaaaacttgtctatagaaataaaattttcacaaaattatctatagaaataacattttgacaaaactttctaaaaaaataaaattttgcgaaaattttctatagaaataaaattttgacaaatttgtctttagaaataaaattttgagaaaaatttctattgaaataaaatgttggcaaaattttctaaaaaattaaattgtgacaaaattttctataaatttaaaattttgacaaaattttcgatagaaataaaattttgacaaaactttctaaaaaaaataaaaatttgggaaacttttctataaaaataaaatttttacacatttttctaaaaaaaattggaaaacttttctatagaaataaacttttgacaaaaaaattatatatataaagatttgacaaaattttcaatagaaataaagttttaacaaatttttctatagaaataaaattttgacaaaattttctatagaaataaattttctatagaaataaaattttgacaaaattttctatagaaataaatttttgacaaaattttccataaaaataaaattttgtgaaaatattctataaaaataaaattttttgaaaatattctatagaaataaaattttgacaaaattttctaaagaaataaaaatttgacaaaattatctatagaaataaaattttgacaaaattttctatagaataaaattttaacaaaattttctatagaaataaaaaaaattgggaagattaaaaaaaaaagttggggAA
It includes:
- the Ahcy gene encoding adenosylhomocysteinase; amino-acid sequence: MSKPTYKVADIKLADWGRKAIIIAENEMPGLMACRKKYGPSKILKGARIAGCLHMTVQTAVLIETLVELGAEVQWSSCNIFSTQDHAAAAIAATGVPVYAWKGETEEEYQWCIEQTLVFPDGQPLNMILDDGGDLTNLVHEKYPQYLKGIKGLSEETTTGVHNLYKMFREGRLGVPAINVNDSVTKSKFDNLYGCRESLIDGIKRATDVMIAGKVCVVAGYGDVGKGCAQALKGFGGRVIITEIDPINALQAAMEGYEVTTMEEASKEATIFVTTTGCVDIITGEHFMNMNDDSVVCNIGHFDCEIDVAWLNTNAVEKVNVKPQVDRYTLPNGRHVIVLAEGRLVNLGCAHGHPSFVMSNSFTNQVLAQIELWTKSGQYAVGVHVLPKLLDEEVASLHLEKLGVKLTKLTDKQAKYLGIPQTGPFKPDHYRY